A single region of the Amphiura filiformis chromosome 7, Afil_fr2py, whole genome shotgun sequence genome encodes:
- the LOC140157507 gene encoding uncharacterized protein, which yields MEEDSSDTPGDLVSVEDPSGTPGDLMSVERDLVSVEDSSDTPEELESVENPSGTPGELESVEDPSGTPGDLESVHISFSAANTEYESVQATNTDPITASCDTDLQENKTSLDDRCNRTLEKDSSHVMEEKSVDKENCRESQGACNIEPDQPTNLTTEQDGHSNHDGIVKIPINKRETKGVVRLHNLPAHLEKHSESNLLHSDDELLCLTMGSNQISKSNMTVKANHHYVLEEVDSEAVSHKIPEGDFKVDKNLKDQNKATLEKSREHVLEAVVKESVINVYITWTDAETGDNRTLKWSHQNCDVCCCNFTEWKQHVAKEHGALEENVKNVSSRKLRIPRKLVKTEPPDTDSALLNISVPALVSLKSICEEAAIREEQDPSGRGENLGQSGENLVQNKSEKLLEASVSSLPNEAEWVPHRRKRGRPKKLVIKEDTAKDTLLPIKRKRGQPKIEYEDESEPGSNPEYMPKGQKRLRQKKPVELKPAKVYTCSRKECGVIFDKLKECKAHERNVHGDEMFRCEWCEKAYTTRRDMLQHQFIHTTEKMVPCPLCQKKFTSMTYVNKHLKSHKENTHLCDECDKSFKTQEALDKHKRLHTGQGLLVCQFCGKKMNGKSSLDRHERLHKGEKPYKCEFCDKRFVCFMLLKMHKQEHTGYQFVCAQCGHKFKSKGNLLQHEVSHTSATPYHCKPCGKRFRTPGGLRAHKQAQHSEIKSYICEVCSKAFSSSADLANHKVVHTRERRFECKYCHKRFGTSSTRSGHIKQVHLGEKRTGHQRKGKVKQGNENPRNLGTSTGKKAESGPHGSSDHRGSVSTRQGPETLQGKSVGGLPHQTDPRRSDFYSMVDSFIQFSKEH from the coding sequence ATGGAAGAAGATTCATCTGACACTCCTGGAGATCTGGTGTCTGTTGAAGACCCATCTGGCACCCCTGGAGATCTGATGTCTGTTGAAAGAGATCTGGTGTCTGTTGAAGACTCATCTGACACTCCTGAAGAGTTGGAGTCTGTTGAAAATCCATCTGGTACCCCAGGAGAGTTGGAGTCTGTTGAAGACCCATCTGGTACCCCTGGAGACTTAGAGAGTGTTCATATTAGTTTCAGTGCAGCTAACACGGAATATGAGTCTGTGCAGGCAACAAATACTGATCCCATCACAGCATCATGTGACACTGATCTTCAAGAGAACAAGACGAGTCTAGATGACAGGTGTAACAGAACACTGGAGAAGGACTCTTCCCATGTGATGGAAGAGAAGTCTGTTGATAAGGAGAATTGCAGGGAGTCTCAAGGTGCTTGTAACATAGAGCCAGATCAGCCAACAAATCTAACCACGGAACAAGATGGCCACAGTAATCATGATGGAATCGTAAAAATACCAATAAACAAACGAGAAACGAAAGGAGTGGTGAGATTACATAATCTCCCAGCTCATCTTGAAAAGCATAGTGAAAGCAACCTGCTGCATTCCGATGATGAACTTCTGTGTTTGACAATGGGGTCAAATCAAATCAGTAAAAGCAATATGACAGTTAAAGCAAATCATCATTATGTACTTGAAGAAGTTGATTCTGAAGCAGTTTCGCATAAAATACCTGAAGGAGATTTCAAAGTTGATAAAAACTTGAAAGATCAAAATAAAGCAACTCTGGAGAAGAGCCGTGAGCATGTATTGGAAGCTGTTGTGAAGGAAAGTGTGATAAATGTTTACATAACATGGACAGATGCTGAAACAGGAGACAACCGAACATTAAAATGGAGTCATCAAAACTGTGATGTATGTTGCTGTAACTTCACAGAGTGGAAACAGCATGTTGCGAAGGAACATGGAGCTTTAGAGGAGAATGTAAAGAACGTATCATCAAGAAAGTTACGGATACCAAGAAAACTAGTGAAAACTGAGCCCCCTGATACAGACTCAGCGCTTCTAAACATATCTGTACCAGCACTTGTGAGTTTAAAATCAATTTGTGAAGAAGCGGCAATCAGAGAGGAGCAGGATCCATCAGGAAGAGGAGAAAACTTAGGTCAGAGTGGAGAGAATTTAGTACAAAACAAGTCGGAAAAGCTCCTAGAAGCATCGGTATCAAGCCTACCAAACGAGGCAGAGTGGGTACCACACAGAAGGAAAAGAGGTAGACCCAAAAAACTTGTCATCAAAGAAGATACCGCAAAAGATACACTACTGCCGATCAAACGGAAACGAGGTCAGCCTAAGATAGAATACGAAGATGAATCTGAACCTGGTTCTAATCCAGAGTATATGCCTAAAGGACAAAAACGTCTTCGTCAAAAGAAACCAGTTGAGCTAAAGCCGGCTAAAGTGTACACATGTAGTAGGAAAGAATGTGGTGTAATATTTGACAAGTTGAAAGAATGCAAGGCCCATGAAAGAAATGTTCATGGCGATGAAATGTTTAGGTGCGAATGGTGCGAAAAAGCATACACAACTCGGAGAGATATGCTTCAACACCAGTTTATACACACCACTGAAAAGATGGTCCCCTGTCCGCTATGTCAGAAGAAGTTTACCAGTATGACGTATGTTAACAAACACCTAAAGAGCCATAAAGAAAATACACACCTCTGTGATGAGTGTGATAAATCTTTCAAAACACAGGAGGCGTTAGATAAACACAAGCGCCTCCACACAGGACAAGGGTTATTGGTTTGCCAATTCTGTGGCAAGAAAATGAATGGAAAATCTAGTTTGGATCGCCATGAAAGACTTCATAAAGGGGAGAAACCATATAAATGTGAATTTTGTGACAAAAGGTTTGTTTGTTTCATGTTGTTAAAGATGCACAAACAAGAGCACACTGGTTACCAGTTTGTTTGCGCACAATGTGGACATAAGTTTAAAAGTAAAGGCAATCTACTTCAACACGAAGTAAGTCATACCAGTGCTACACCTTACCATTGCAAACCATGTGGAAAACGTTTTCGCACGCCTGGCGGCTTACGGGCTCACAAACAAGCTCAACATTCCGAAATCAAAAGCTACATATGTGAGGTATGTAGCAAGGCATTTTCTTCAAGTGCAGATCTTGCAAATCACAAAGTTGTGCACACCAGGGAACGTCGTTTTGAGTGTAAATACTGTCACAAACGATTTGGCACTAGCAGTACTAGATCGGGACATATCAAACAGGTTCATTTGGGTGAGAAACGCACAGGTCATCAAAGGAAAGGAAAGGTAAAGCAAGGTAATGAAAACCCAAGAAATTTGGGAACTAGTACCGGTAAGAAAGCTGAAAGTGGTCCACATGGGAGCAGTGATCATAGAGGCAGTGTTAGCACAAGGCAGGGTCCAGAAACACTGCAAGGCAAATCTGTAGGGGGGTTACCTCATCAGACAGATCCAAGACGATCTGATTTTTACTCAATGGTAGACTCCTTTATTCAGTTTTCTAAAGAACACTAA